The following nucleotide sequence is from Chitinivibrionales bacterium.
GAAAAAACTCCCCAGGGCCATGAAAATCAAACCAAAAGGAAGCATAAAGATTACGCTGATAATAAAAAACAACACAAAGGAATAGAGCGCAACCGTTCCGAGGTCGATTTTTTTAAGTCGGTATTTAGCAATATGCATGGTGGAATCCTCAGGATGCCGCAATTTTCGAAAATAGTTTAACTGCCTTGTCGACGTCGGTCTTTTTAGCGATAAGCGGCGGCATAAACCGTACCGTATTATTGGCGGCTTTGATCACAAGAAGGCCGTTGTTTTTGCATGCGGCAATAATGTCTTTAGGATCTTCTTTCATCCGTACCCCGACCATGAGTCCGGAACCCAAAACAGCGGTTATGGAATCGTTGCTTTCGGCAATTTTCTGGAGTTTGTTTTTGAGATAGGTCCCGGTGGAGTTTACCGACCGCAAAAATGATTTTTTTGACACAGTTTTCAGCACTACTGTTCCCAGCGCGCAGGCGAGGGGATTCCCACCGAATGTCGTTCCGTGTTCGCCGGGCTTTATTTCATTTGAAATCTTTTTGCTGCACACCACAGCACCAAGCGGGAGCCCGCCGCCCAGGGGCTTTGCCAGGGTCATTATGTCCGGCTTAACACCGTGCTGCTCATAATTCCACAAACTGCCGGTCCGTCCGATACCACACTGAACTTCATCGAATATCAAAGCGATCTTATGTTTATTGGCATAGGTCCGGAGGAATTTCAGAAATCGGGTTGTAGCAGCATTAATCCCGCTTTCCCCCTGGAGTGGTTCGACAATGATCGCTGCAAACTCATGCTTGTCCAGGATTTTTTTAGCATCGGTGGTATTGTTGTATTCGGCATAGTAGAAACCCTTCATCATGGGACCGAAACCGGCATGGAATTTCTGTTGCGCTGTTGCGCTCAAGGCGCCATAGGTCCGCCCGTGAAATCCCTCATAAAAAGACAAGACATTATATTTCTTCTTTGATATGGTGCCGGCCCATTTCCGCGAAAATTTAATCGCCGCCTCATTGGCTTCGGTACCACTGTTGCAGAAAAAGACTTTGTCACCAAATGAGTGCTTAACTAAAAGTTTGGCCAGGTCGATCTGTGGCTGCACATGGAAAAGATTTGATACATGAAGAAGCTTTGTTCCCTGATCTTTTAAAGCTTTTATCATCTCCGGATGACCGTGACCCAGCGCGTTGACCGCTATTCCCGATGAAAAATCCAGATATTTCTTTCCCTTGCTGTCCCAGACATACATCCCTTTTCCCTTAACGATTGGGGGATTGGTACGGGCATAGGTGGGGACAAAATATTCGTTGCTGTTGCTCTTTTTCATGGGTAACTCCTGTGTTTTATGATATTCGAAAGTCGAAGCCGCTGCGCTGATCCTGTCGAAGGTCGAAAGTTATAGATTAAGGGTTAAAGAAGAAATCACAGCTTCAACCCCAATTTCATTTGTCTTTTATCTGCTATACAAGCTTCCTCCCGGTACTCGACATGGAAATGGAAACATGCATAACACCGCGTAATGCTTTTAAGGCATTTGCCAGATCGCTGACATCCTTTGCCTTTCCCTTGACCGCGACAATTTCCATGCAATGGTCATGATCCAGATGAATGTGCTGTGTGGAAATAATCGTTTTGCCGAAATCGTGCTGGATGTCCATGAGGTGGTTGACCAGTTCCCGCTTATGGTGATCGTATATGAGATTGATCGCCCCGGCAACTTCATTGCCGCAACGCCATTGTTTCCGGACCAGCTCTTCGCGTATAAGGTCACGGATGGCTTCAGAGCGATTTTTATATTTTCGTTGTTTAAGCAGCTTATCGAATTGATCGATAAGATCTTTTTCGAGTGATATTCCGAATCTATACAAGGACATAATCTACTTCTTATTCGTGAATTGTTGTTCCTGACGATGTTTTTATTTCAAGTTCATTTTTAAGGGTTTGTGCACCTTGCCATCCGCAGATATGAATTCTTCCAACGCCGCGAAATACGGCATCCGCTGCGGAGCGGAGTTTGGGGACCATTCCGCCGGTGATGAGCTGTTGTTCGATCAACTCATCGATCCGATTTGTATGTATCTCCCGACGCACCTCATTGTCAATGAGCACACCGGGAACATCGGAAATGTACAGAAGGTGTTCCGCTTTGAGGGCAACGGCGATTTCTGCCGCGGCAAGATCTGCATTAACATTATAAACACTGCCGTCTTTGCCCCGCGAAATGGGCGACACCACCGGTACCAGGCTGTATTCACGGCAAATCGACAGCACCTGCGGATGGACAGCCACCACCGTACCGACATAACCGATATCCTGATCGTTCACTGTCATACGTTCGGCTTCGATCAAATTGCAGTCAACACCACTGAAACCAAGGGCCGGTACTTTTTCGCCTAAAAATTCGTTTACAATCCGTTTGTTGACATCGCCAGAAAGAACCATCTGCACCTGCTTGAGCATGTCTTCATCAGTAACCCGCATGCCTTCCACAAAGGTAAATTCTTTGTTAAGCATATCGAGCTGGCGTTTGATGTCTTTGCCGCCGCCGTGGATGATAACGACAAACCACTTGTCCAGTATGGATTGTATGCCCAGAGCAAGCTCCCGCAACAATCCCGGAGAATCGATTGTCGATCCCCCGATTTTTATACAAAGTGTATGCATGGTTCTCCCGTTCATTGGTAATAAACTACAATAATCCGTCGGTTTCCTTGAATCCAAACATAATATTCATATTCTGTACGGCCTGTCCCGACGCACCTTTCAGCAGGTTGTCGATTGCACTCACTGCAATCACCGGCGCGCCACCTTCTCCGCCATTGAATGTGAAATCACAATAGTTCGTGTGAATGACTCCTTTGGTGCAGGGAATATCATTCGGCTCACGAACCCGTACGAAAGGCTCGTCGGCATAGGCTTTTTCGGCAATCGAAAGGCACTCTTCGGCACTTGTATCGGTCATGATATAAATTGTCGACAAAATGCCCCGGCTGACCGGCATCAGATGGGGTGAAAAGACGATATTTATCGGTTTGTCTGCAGCAATCGAGAGTTCCTGGTCTATCTCGGAGATGTGACGGTGCTTTCTTCCCACATTATAGGCGG
It contains:
- a CDS encoding acetylornithine/succinylornithine family transaminase; this translates as MKKSNSNEYFVPTYARTNPPIVKGKGMYVWDSKGKKYLDFSSGIAVNALGHGHPEMIKALKDQGTKLLHVSNLFHVQPQIDLAKLLVKHSFGDKVFFCNSGTEANEAAIKFSRKWAGTISKKKYNVLSFYEGFHGRTYGALSATAQQKFHAGFGPMMKGFYYAEYNNTTDAKKILDKHEFAAIIVEPLQGESGINAATTRFLKFLRTYANKHKIALIFDEVQCGIGRTGSLWNYEQHGVKPDIMTLAKPLGGGLPLGAVVCSKKISNEIKPGEHGTTFGGNPLACALGTVVLKTVSKKSFLRSVNSTGTYLKNKLQKIAESNDSITAVLGSGLMVGVRMKEDPKDIIAACKNNGLLVIKAANNTVRFMPPLIAKKTDVDKAVKLFSKIAAS
- the argB gene encoding acetylglutamate kinase — its product is MNGRTMHTLCIKIGGSTIDSPGLLRELALGIQSILDKWFVVIIHGGGKDIKRQLDMLNKEFTFVEGMRVTDEDMLKQVQMVLSGDVNKRIVNEFLGEKVPALGFSGVDCNLIEAERMTVNDQDIGYVGTVVAVHPQVLSICREYSLVPVVSPISRGKDGSVYNVNADLAAAEIAVALKAEHLLYISDVPGVLIDNEVRREIHTNRIDELIEQQLITGGMVPKLRSAADAVFRGVGRIHICGWQGAQTLKNELEIKTSSGTTIHE
- the nikR gene encoding nickel-responsive transcriptional regulator NikR, with the protein product MMSLYRFGISLEKDLIDQFDKLLKQRKYKNRSEAIRDLIREELVRKQWRCGNEVAGAINLIYDHHKRELVNHLMDIQHDFGKTIISTQHIHLDHDHCMEIVAVKGKAKDVSDLANALKALRGVMHVSISMSSTGRKLV